The DNA segment TTCCAAATAGGCAATTTTTTGGTCTGTCGGCAAATGTTGGTTTGTGACAAGGTAATCCTGCATTCCACCTTGAGTTGCAACGCACCCAGATAACATCACCATCGACAGTAGGGCCAGTAATTTATACATATAGGGAGACCAAACTAAATTATTCTATGAATAAGTTTGCCCATTCGGATAAGCAAGGGCAATGACACCTATCAAATAATGGTCACTCTCTGATAATACACTCTGTTGTAGTGGTGCGGTGAATTACGTCACTTACATAAAGGTTAACTATCAATCTGCTTGCATTACGTAACATTAGAGATCGCAGTATTACTATGCAAAAATAATTCAAAGATTAATAGTTGCGTAAAGCCGTTAATTAGGGATACCCAGATTCGAGCTACATCAATGGAATGGATTGGATAACAGGCTTTTCCCCAACATGATTTTGCGAGGACCTTAGGCGGACAAATCTCGTTACCTGCTTTCGATGAGCTCACTAATACTTAGATGTTACCGAACCATGCACAATCACTTCAAAAGTAAGCAAGTTTTAACAACGGGTTATGAGCCTTAAGTATGCATGTTTATTCGCAGCCTAATTTCAGACACTCTACAAATTTCTTTACAAACACACTTTTCTCGTCGGTTAGGAATATGGCGCCTACAACACTTTTTGTTTTGAGATCGTCAACTGGGACAAATACTACATCATTACTTTGGTGACTGGATATCGACTCTCCAACTAATGTACAACCTAATCCAGCAGACACTAGGGCAATTGCGGTATTTATTTCTACGGCTTCATAAGCTATCTGGGGTTCCAGTCCATTTTCCCTGAACAATGACAGCAGCTGTCCACTGAATACGCTCAAAGGATCTTTTGGGTAAACGATGAATTCTTCTTTACACAATTCATTCAACCTCAGCGATTCTCTACTAGCAAATGGGTGGTTTACTGGAACCGCAGCAACGAATGGGTCCTGCATTATCTCTTGATAAATAAACCCATCAGGCACAACAGGGCTTCCTATAAATCTGGATATACCTACATGGAATTTGCCACTTCTAATACTGTCAGGTTGGTAGTCAGAAAGCTCTTCAACAAGGTCGAGCTGGACTTCAGGGTATTCTTTCCTGAATGCTCTTATCGCTGAAGGCATAAAGGAAAATAAGGCAGAGCGGACAAATCCCAGCCCCAACCAGCCATGCTGACCCGCTACGATTTTTTTTGTTTCTCGTTTTAGTTGATTTGTGTTGGCAAGAATATCCGTCGCACGAGGGTAGAAAAACTCGCCTAAATCAGTCAGTTCCATCGGGCGCGTGGTGCGGTCAAATAGCTGCCCGCCCAGTTCGGTTTCCAGTTGAGAGATTTGCATACTTATTGCTGTGGGTGCAACGTATAAGTTTTTTGCGGCTTGTGCAGCACTGCCTACTTTTACAATCTCACAAAAGTACTTTATCTGTTTTAGGTTCATTTAATCTTATCTTAAGTTCAAAAAACGATGTTTGTATTCATTTAAATATAACTTAATAATTAGTTCAGTTATATAGATAGGAGATAAATGATGAGTGACGGTGATATTTCGATATGTCATGACCCCCTTAAGAATAGCTTTAATGAGAAGATGGAGTGCTTAAAACAATTAGGCACTGCAACTATCTATGAAGCTCAGGGGGCTACAGGGGCATTAGATAGTAGTATCAAACCATTGCACGGAGATATGCGTTTTGCTGGTCCAGCATATACCGTTGATATGAGGCCTGCTGACAACTTGATGGTACATTACGCAATGTTACGGGCACATCAAGGAGACATTCTGGTACTTGATGCTAAAGGTTTTATAGAAGCTGGACCGTGGGGGGATGTACTGACATCTCAGGCGATGCGTATGGGGTTAAGTGGACTTTTAATCAATGGTGCCGTGAGGGACTCGACTGCAATTATTGATATGGGATTTCCTGTATTCTCCAAGGGCTTAAGCATTAAAAGCACTGGAAAGAACCAAGTAGGGAAGGTTGAAGTTCCAGTACATATTTCTGGTGTAGAAATAAACTCTGGAGACATTGTTGTAGGAGACCGTGACGGAGTGGTTGTAGTCAAAAGGCACCGATTGGACGAAGTCATTGAACTGAGTCTGAAACGCGAAGAAAAAGAAACCGAATTTATAAAACAAATAATAAACGGTGGAACCACGGCTAACCTATTGAACTTAGAAGATAAATTATCTTCTATTCAAACGGACAACGAATAAATACAACCCTTTAATCCAGATAACAAAAGAGTTTATTATGAACATCACATTAGATTTAGTACAAACAATCGGCCTTGCTGCCGTCATCCTGTTTGTTGGACAGCAGACAAAAGAACGAGTAAGTTTCCTGCAAAAGTACTTTATTCCAACCCCTGTTATTGGTGGTTTACTTTACGCGCTTCTAACGCTTTTAGGACACCAAACAAACACATTTTCTATACAGCTTGATCATGGTCTAACAAAATTTTTAATGGTTCTTTTCTTCACTTGTACAGGCTTCTTGGCGAGTGTAAAAGTGATTAAAAGCAGTGGTAAACAAGGTGCAGTTCTAGCCGTGTTATCTGTTGTACTATTAATTTTACAAGACACCGTGGGCGCGGGCCTCGCTCAAGCATTAGGTCTGCATCCTCTATTGGGTGTGGCAATAGGATCAGTATCAATGTCTGGTGGACTGGGTTCAGCAGCTGCATTTGGCCCGTCTTTTGAAGCGCTGGGTGTAGATTCAGCGACTGTTATTGGTATTGCGGCGGCAACATTTGGTCTTATCATGGGTAGCCTTATTGGTGGCCCAATCGCAAAAGCACTTGTAGAAAAACACGGTTTAACTGGCGGTTCTAGTGCTACGGTGACAACGGCTATTCAAGTAGACAGTAAGAAAACAAACGTTACCCCAATGACAAGCGTTATCATTATACTGGCTACGATGGCGTTTGGTGCGTATTTAGTTGCTGGCCTGAATAAAACTGGTATTACGTTCCCTTACTATGTTGGTGGTGTTTTCGCAGCAGCCATAGTGCGTAACGTTGCAGATGCAAGAGGATACGAAATTGCGATGCCTCACATTAATCTTATCGGCAACTCAGCACTTAATCTGTTCTTGGCTCTTTCTTTAATGGGCCTTCAGATATGGAAGTTGTTCGACTTGGCGGTTCCGATGATGATCATCTTGCTTGGTCAGCTTATTCTCATGGCGTGTTTTGCGTACTTTGTTATCTTCAAATTGATGGGGAAAGACTACGAAGCCGCAGTAATGTCAGCAGGACACTGTGGTGTTGGTCTAGGTCAAACACCAAACGCAATAGCAAACATGTCGGTAGTGATTGAGAAGTATGGTGCAGCACCTAATGCATGGGTCATGTTACCAGTGATAACTGTCATAGTGATTAATTTGGTTAACCCGCTGCTCATCACTTTCTGTATGAACTTGCTCTCATAAGGGTTTCATTTAACAATCCGCTTTCTTTTAGAAGGCGGATTGTTTATATGCAAACCAGAATTAGTCAACCTTATCTTATCAATAAACCTTCGTTCATATAGACAATCAGAAGCACTGGAAGGCCGCCTATTGCTGGCCCCCACCTCCTCATTTGAAATCTGTTATCCCGAAAGGAGAAACGAAGGTTTGATGCATAGAATAGCATTTTCACTACATTAGAAGACGTGACATCAACTAAGTACAGTGCTTACCTCTATTCCCCTTTCTTCTCCACAATCGGGTGCACCAAAATGTCCACCAAACTGGTGTTAATTAATTGGCGAGAGGTCGAAATAAAGTGACTCCAAAAATCGTGGTGATGACCGCAGATCAGCAAGTCAATGTCATGTTTTTCTATCACGTCAGGGAGTTTGTTACTTATATTGCCGGTTCCAACTAACGCCACCTTAATCGGCACTTCCGAACGGCTAATGAAACGTTCAAAGTAACGGTTGGTTTTTTCCGAAACGTTTGATTTACTCTCTGACAAATTCATGTCGAAAAATTCGGTGTAAATTTCCCCGTGGGTGCTATCAATATAAATCAATGAGACATCGGCGTTAAACTTTTTGGCGTAAACCGCCGCCTTGTCAATGAGTGAGTCACTTTCATCTGAAAGTTCTACTGCAACTAGAATGTGTTTATACATACGGCTACTTCCTCAACCTGTTGATACGAGATATCGTTATTACATCAAGTAGAGTACCACTACAGAACGTTTGATTTTGTTCGTGAATTCGCATTTTTCTGATGTTCGGTAAAACAAGATTTGACACCCAAAAACAATGTGAAGACTACGCCAGCAAATCCAACAACTCAGCGGTAATAAAGTCAAACACCACTCTCACTCGGCGGCTGGTATTGAGCTCACGGTGTGTCGTCAACCATATCGGAAAAACAAACGGCTCCAACTCGGTTGGTACTCGTTCTACCAACGGTTCCGAGTCACCGACATTCTCGGGCATGATGCCAATACCTAAGCCTTGTTTTACCAGCTCCCAGTGCGTAATGTAGTTTTCACTGATGATAGGGAAATTACCATGCGTAAGATGTAGGCCCCGGCTGTTAAGCTCTTTGATCAACATTCCGCTGCGGTCGAAACTGATGTAACTGGCCTTATTGAGATCATCTATACAGCGTGGGTTACCTATCTCATTAAGGTAAGCGGGTGTAGCGTAAAAACGAGCCGCCACTTCCTTTATCTTTCTTGCAATCAACTCAGGTTGTGTAGGACGAAAATTTCGAATGGCAATGTCTGCCTCTCGGCGCATTAGATCACTTGTTTTGTTGGTAGAGACAATCTCTATGCGAATCTGCGGATGTTGTTTGCGCAGCTTAGCAATGATCTTGGGCAGCCAAAATGCGGCGTGAACCTCACTGGCACTAATACAGATGGTCCCTTCAATGTTTTGTGAAATGCCACAGGCGGTCAACGATGCAAGGTTAGCCGCGTTTCCCATCGCTCGAATATGATCAAGAAGCTCTAGGCCCCCTGGGGTAAGAATAAGCCCCTGCCCGACACGTTCAAACAACACAATGCCCAGCTCCTGCTCTAGTGCGGTAACTTGGCGACCAAGTGTCGGTTGCGTCATCTTTAAAGCCCGTGCAGCAGCAGAAAAAGACCCCTCTTCTGCGGTAACTAAAAAGGCGCGAGCCCGATTCCAGTCAAAGTTAACTGATTGCCAATCCATACGTAAATGCATACCTGTTGTGCTTATATCGACATACCTATCCTACATGGCGAATGTTACGATCGCCATCTGAAATAACAAAGAACCTAGAGCAATCAGGAAGACGTAATGAAAACAGTATTAGTGTTAGGAGCCAGTGGCGCGACGGGTCGGTTAGTGGTTCAACAATTTCTTGAGAAGGGTATCAACGTGACGGCCATTGTTCGCGCCGAAAGCTCGCTGCCTGAATCGTTTAGCGAACAATCCCCTTTACAAGGGCATTTACAGGTCATAAAAGCCAACATCTCTGAGCTGCCAACCGAAGAGCTTGCGATCTATCTTAAGCCGTGCGACGCCGTTATCTCTTGTTTAGGCCATAACCTCACCGCCAAGGGGCTGTTTGGC comes from the Vibrio sp. DW001 genome and includes:
- a CDS encoding LysR family transcriptional regulator: MNLKQIKYFCEIVKVGSAAQAAKNLYVAPTAISMQISQLETELGGQLFDRTTRPMELTDLGEFFYPRATDILANTNQLKRETKKIVAGQHGWLGLGFVRSALFSFMPSAIRAFRKEYPEVQLDLVEELSDYQPDSIRSGKFHVGISRFIGSPVVPDGFIYQEIMQDPFVAAVPVNHPFASRESLRLNELCKEEFIVYPKDPLSVFSGQLLSLFRENGLEPQIAYEAVEINTAIALVSAGLGCTLVGESISSHQSNDVVFVPVDDLKTKSVVGAIFLTDEKSVFVKKFVECLKLGCE
- a CDS encoding RraA family protein codes for the protein MMSDGDISICHDPLKNSFNEKMECLKQLGTATIYEAQGATGALDSSIKPLHGDMRFAGPAYTVDMRPADNLMVHYAMLRAHQGDILVLDAKGFIEAGPWGDVLTSQAMRMGLSGLLINGAVRDSTAIIDMGFPVFSKGLSIKSTGKNQVGKVEVPVHISGVEINSGDIVVGDRDGVVVVKRHRLDEVIELSLKREEKETEFIKQIINGGTTANLLNLEDKLSSIQTDNE
- the gltS gene encoding sodium/glutamate symporter, whose product is MNITLDLVQTIGLAAVILFVGQQTKERVSFLQKYFIPTPVIGGLLYALLTLLGHQTNTFSIQLDHGLTKFLMVLFFTCTGFLASVKVIKSSGKQGAVLAVLSVVLLILQDTVGAGLAQALGLHPLLGVAIGSVSMSGGLGSAAAFGPSFEALGVDSATVIGIAAATFGLIMGSLIGGPIAKALVEKHGLTGGSSATVTTAIQVDSKKTNVTPMTSVIIILATMAFGAYLVAGLNKTGITFPYYVGGVFAAAIVRNVADARGYEIAMPHINLIGNSALNLFLALSLMGLQIWKLFDLAVPMMIILLGQLILMACFAYFVIFKLMGKDYEAAVMSAGHCGVGLGQTPNAIANMSVVIEKYGAAPNAWVMLPVITVIVINLVNPLLITFCMNLLS
- a CDS encoding universal stress protein, yielding MYKHILVAVELSDESDSLIDKAAVYAKKFNADVSLIYIDSTHGEIYTEFFDMNLSESKSNVSEKTNRYFERFISRSEVPIKVALVGTGNISNKLPDVIEKHDIDLLICGHHHDFWSHFISTSRQLINTSLVDILVHPIVEKKGE
- a CDS encoding LysR family transcriptional regulator, which gives rise to MDWQSVNFDWNRARAFLVTAEEGSFSAAARALKMTQPTLGRQVTALEQELGIVLFERVGQGLILTPGGLELLDHIRAMGNAANLASLTACGISQNIEGTICISASEVHAAFWLPKIIAKLRKQHPQIRIEIVSTNKTSDLMRREADIAIRNFRPTQPELIARKIKEVAARFYATPAYLNEIGNPRCIDDLNKASYISFDRSGMLIKELNSRGLHLTHGNFPIISENYITHWELVKQGLGIGIMPENVGDSEPLVERVPTELEPFVFPIWLTTHRELNTSRRVRVVFDFITAELLDLLA